In Camelina sativa cultivar DH55 chromosome 16, Cs, whole genome shotgun sequence, a single window of DNA contains:
- the LOC104753449 gene encoding uncharacterized protein LOC104753449, translating into MEPNTDGTGTSKNIMLDTKRYEYWKVRMTQLIIGQGEDAWTAVEEGWEPPFDTTEDEVKIPKPKARWTIDETNLSKFNARAMNAIFSGVDEDEFKLIQGCKSAKQAWDILQQSHEGTSNETIVKFSSKLSAIANEAEVLGKTYKDQKLVKKLLRCLPAKFAAHKAVMRVAGNTESMTFAELVGLLKSEEMEADEDKVKPSKSIAFQADQKPAQFQKIKDSMSLLVRNFGKALKKVERNNNRDTRCWSNTEGDKPGGRASKPDAEYSGKRKEIQCYECGGYGHIKPECPVTKRNELKCFECKGMGHTKFECPNKTKSKEKSLLSFSDSESDEEGEELLNFVAFTVSGDNVQTGDGSDSESDEEINPKEEEKLSYEDATEKVNHIPLKADDQTTEALLQKLSNLQEEYYKEKGRALVLEKELNEKHKQIRMLNSGTKDLNKILSMGRIDATHRGLGYQRNTRTSSDLTVQPVNFVSVNHLEKEADISTNLKKEMSVITRSEKSQNHSLKDHHKGVIRRRTYGCDHCGGNHQREHCYSFRKKINLLWNLNKCYLEPTKFCSVWISKKDLYSDLFTERSNFNLMKMYEDDNEIYTR; encoded by the exons ATGGAACCAAATACTGATGGTACAGGTACAAGTAAGAACATCATGTTGGATACTAAGAGATATGAATATTGGAAAGTTCGAATGACACAACTCATTATAGGCCAAGGAGAAGATGCATGGACAGCTgttgaagaaggatgggaacCTCCGTTTGATACAACAGAAGATGAAGTTAAAATTCCAAAACCTAAGGCCAGATGGACGATTGACGAGACGAATCTGTCAAAATTCAATGCAAGAGCCATGAATGCCATTTTCTCTGGTGTGGATGAAGATGAGTTCAAACTCATTCAAGGATGCAAGTCTGCAAAACAAGCCTGGGATATTCTCCAACAATCTCATGAAGGAACGTCAA ATGAAACAATAGTGAAGTTTAGCTCAAAGCTCAGTGCCATAGCGAATGAAGCTGAAGTGCTTGGAAAGACCTACAAGGATCAAAAACTGGTGAAGAAACTGTTGAGGTGTCTTCCAGCCAAATTTGCTGCTCACAAGGCTGTAATGAGGGTAGCTGGGAACACTGAGTCAATGACTTTTGCTGAACTGGTCGGGTTACTAAAATCTGAAGAAATGGAAGCTGATGAAGACAAAGTCAAACCATCTAAAAGCATTGCTTTTCAGGCCGATCAAAAACCTGCTCAGtttcaaaaaatcaaagataGCATGTCCTTGTTGGTCAGAAATTTTGGTAAAGCCTTAAAAAAGGttgagagaaacaacaacagagaCACACGGTGTTGGAGTAATACAGAAGGAGACAAACCAGGTGGTAGAGCATCAAAACCAGATGCTGAATATTCTGGTAAGAGAAAGGAGATTCAGTGCTATGAATGTGGAGGCTATGGTCATATCAAACCTGAATGTCCTGTAACCAAACGGAATGAGTTGAAGTGCTTTGAGTGCAAAGGCATGGGACACACAAAGTTTGAATGTCCTAACAAAACCAAGTCAAAGGAGAAATCCTTGTTGAGCTTCAGTGACTCTGAGTCTGATGAGGAAGGGGAAGAACTGCTCAACTTTGTTGCCTTCACAGTCAGTGGAGATAATGTTCAAACAGGTGATGGGTCTGATTCAGAGAGTGACGAAGAAATCAATCCCAAGGAGGAAGAAAAATTAT CCTATGAAGATGCAACAGAAAAGGTTAATCATATTCCACTCAAGGCTGATGATCAAACAACTGAAGCACTTCTTCAGAAACTAAGCAACCTTCAAGAAGAgtattacaaagaaaaaggaagagccTTAGTACTTGAAAAGGAGTTGAATGAGAAACACAAGCAGATCAGGATGCTGAACAGTGGAACTAAGGATCTAAACAAGATTTTGTCCATGGGAAGAATAGATGCCACACACAGAGGTCTAGGGTATCAAAGAAATACTAGAACCTCAAGTGATCTGACAGTCCAACCTGTGAACTTCGTGAGTGTCAATCACCTAGAAAAAGAAGCAGATATATCTACTAACTTGAAGAAAGAAATGTCGGTGATAACGAGATCAGAGAAAAGTCAGAATCATTCTTTGAAGGATCATCACAAGGGGGTCATAAGGAGAAGAACTTATGGGTGTGATCACTGTGGTGGCAATCATCAAAGAGAACATTGTTACAGTTTCAGGAAGAAGATCAATCTGTTGTGGAATCTCAATAAGTGCTACTTGGAACCAACGAAGTTCTGCTCTGTGTGGATCTCGAAGAAAGACTTGTACAGTGATCTGTTTACAGAAAGATCAAATTTCAACCTAATGAAGATGTATGAAGATGATAATGAGATCTACACAAGATGA
- the LOC104750045 gene encoding B3 domain-containing protein At3g06220-like, whose product MASGDVLPRFFSVYLSQYSSDSLLIPVSYYEHLPRPLPKTGILMGTGGKIWKVAMKSRQEQVYFERGWANFVADNDLKDGEFLIFVFDGYRRYEVSIFGHGGCKEIRAAVEVEEIFDGTESENNESSLESVRQDEEEETIDADAKSDTNYSPDTIENQQMDFGIIF is encoded by the exons ATGGCTTCCGGTGATGTTCTTCCTCGTTTCTTCAGTGTCTATCTTTCCCAGTACAGCTCTGACTCcttg CTGATACCAGTTTCGTACTACGAACACTTGCCGCGTCCGTTGCCCAAGACTGGCATTCTCATGGGCACTGGTGGAAAGATTTGGAAAGTAGCAATGAAGAGTAGGCAAGAGCAAGTGTATTTTGAACGAGGCTGGGCCAATTTTGTGGCGGATAATGACCTAAAAGATGGAGAGTTCttgatttttgtctttgatGGTTACAGACGCTATGAAGTGAGCATATTCGGTCACGGAGGCTGCAAGGAGATTCGTGCAGCCGTTGAAGTTGAAGAAATCTTTGATGGGACAGAGAGTGAAAACAATGAGAGTTCTCTTGAAAGCGTCAGAcaagacgaggaagaagagaCCATTGATGCTGATGCAAAGAGTGACACTAACTATTCTCCTGACACAATAGAGAACCAACAGATGGATTTTGGGATCATATTTTGA